The genomic stretch TTGAAAATTTTTGGACTGTTTATAGTTgagttatgaatttttgaatCTTGTTATCAGAAATTTCCATTTCTGCACCTAGCTGTTCCTCATATCGATTCATGGGCTAATACCTTTTCTTGCAAAATCACAGAGGATATATTTATTTCTGGACCGGACCGTCTCATTTAACTGTGTTTGTAatattttcttttaaaattttataaagTTTGTTCAGTTATTTTACATGTTTGATATTCCATCTTTGTAATTGAAGCTTCTCTCTTGTTCTttggtttttccttttttcttttctttttttttttttgcgaaccGAGCTTGGAGCTTCCTTAGCCATGCCAAATTTTGAAGGTCAGCGAACAATATCCCGTTCTTCCGTGTTGTATTTGGTGATGATCAAGAAAACAGAAATGTGACTAAAGATCTAACCGTAACACTTTTTACATCGATATAAATTTGTTTTTAGGTATTTCCCAAGATGATAAGCACACTCATACATTAGTCAAACATTTTTTGCTCTGTACGAGGAATAATTCTCTTTGGACCTGAGGCTGAAAAGCAGATCCCTTGTGCTTGGATTGTTTGCAGGAAATAAAGGTACGATTTGCAAACATGCAATGTGTCGGCGATATACTGAGGTGTGAAACGAAACACTCTGCATGGGGATTCTACGACACTATCCTGTTATGTGCATAGATTTTATTCAATACTGAAATTTGCTTTTCTGGTACTTCCACTTCTCTGGCAGCACTATACGAACTTTATGAAATGTAGCACTCCCTAGgctaattagttcatttttaTATATAGTAAACTCAAGTGGTCAATCATCCTGGGCAAAACTTCGGCCCATCGAACAAGTTTTGCTGCTTGCAGAGTGGGCCTTGCCAATGAGCCGGGGGCCAAATTCCAGCAAAGCAGCATGCAAGAGTCATGCAGGATCAAGAGAACAGAGAACTGAGATTAATTAAAACAACAAGACATACAGTACTGATACAAACCGACTACCTGTAGCTAGGTCCTGGTACGTACAGACACCTACGTACATAGGAGTATTACGCTTCCAACTAAGCACTTGAGACTACGTGCAACTCGACTGCTAGGTacgacgcggcgccggcgacggcgcggtgCACGGTGGGCATCCATGACTAGCTAAAACATGCATGTCAGCTACTAGCTAGGCCTAGGCGTCGTCGTAGGACATGTACTTTGAGATGGCCTTGGTGCCCTCGGACATGGCGTGCCTGCCGAGCTCCCCTGGGAGCACGAGCCTGACGGCGCTCTGCACCTCGCGGGAGCTGAGCGTGGCCCTCCCCGCGGCCTTGGACAGCCGCGCCGCCTCGTCCGCCAGGCGCTCGAACATGTCCGCCATCATCATGTCCAGCACCCGCATCGCGTGCCCGGACACGCCCAGCTCCGGGTGCACCTGCTTCAGCACCCGCCACACGTACCGCTTGTACCCGCCCATGCCGCCCAtgccggcgtcgccgcccgGGCTCGCCTCGcccagccgcctccgccgcccggtcttcgccttgccgccgccgccgcctccaccgccccgcttcttctgcttctgcGGCGTCGTCTTCGTTCCTGCTGTTTTCCTCTCCGACGCCACCCGCGGGGTCTCCGGCTCCTCCTCatctcgccgccgctgctgcggcggcggcttcctcctcttcttgctgacgtccacgtcctcctcctcctcctcctcgttggGCTCCTGGGTCTCCAGACTCTGCGGTGGTGGTTCTTGTGCGGCTTCTTCAGCAGGAGCCGgcggcttctcctcctcgcGCCGGCCACCACGGCCTCTCTTGGCGGTGGGCTGCTGCTTCGCACTGGAGCGGCCGGTGGTGTTGTCGCTGTCCGGAGTAGTGATCTCGACGTGCACCACCTTGGAGCGCGAGACCTCCCCGGTGCGGGGTGCCAGGGCCAGAGCCCCTGGAGCCAGCTGCTGCTCCGGCTCACCATCGGCGACAATGGCGGTGGTGACCTCCACGGTCTCCTGCACCACCTTGGTCTTCACCACGGAGCCGACCACCTTGCCACTACTACGCCGCTTGGGAGCCATGAAGCCAACCAAATCTGCTACGCAGAGCAGAGGGTACTAACACTAACAGAGAATGCTAACACTAACAGTGGCGACGATGACAGACATGCAGCTCGGTGGGGAAGAGGCTCCTTTATGCAGAGCACGGCAGGGACACGTCACAGCCTCACACCAGGCCGGGGGTGGACACGCGGCTGCCTGGAAGGGCGAGAGGGCGACGTGGTAACTTCTGCCGCCTGGGGCTCCGGGAACAGGAAGACAGACACAGTTGCACTGCACGCTCGTGTCGCCGTGGTGACAGGTCCTCTCGTTGAGACAGGTCGATAAGATAAGCATGCAGGGCGaatggagggagagggagggatcGAGAAGGGCAGCAGCAGGGTTCAAATTAATCCAGAGGACTCGTTGATCCACGCGCGCGcgggctctctctctctttgaaCGGACAGCAAGACCTTTGCTAAATTTTTATTAGATGGAAAagcagaaagaaaaagaaaatacaacTAGCAGGGCCAACCGCCTCCCACTAGGTAAGGAATAACTAATACTCAACTAAAATAGAGAGCAAAAGAACAACGAGTAAAAAGGAAGAGGCTCGCAACTCAGGAAAATTGCATAGGTTTCGACCTGCACTCCATTTGGATAACTTTAGTTGCTGGTGGTATTCCTTTATAAGATAAGCTACCTCCTCCACGATCGATGATTAAATGTCCTACGATTTCTTTCCTTCCATatgtttcataaaaaatataTGACCAATCCATCAAAAAATGATAGGTTCTGTGTTGATATGAGTTTCCGACCTTTTTCTACCATCTGTGAATCGAAGATGGTCCGTTTGTGACTGGTAGATGCTGTAGGGTAAACCATGTTGCCAACTTATCCCAAACCGCTGCAGTGTAAGTGCAATTTTTGTATAAATATGTCGGCGTTTCTCTCTCTTGCGGTTCGAATCACGCTGGTCAGAAGTTTTGCGCAGTTCGCCCCACAATTTCGTAGGGACAGTCGTGTTCACTGCCGCGACGAACTACAGTGCATCGAGCTTTCTTAGAATCGTGTCATAATATTTGACATACAGTGATACGAAGGTAGTATATCATACTACACCCACTTAATTAAagttaaatttttagaaaaaattattGACTTGCCCGTAGCCCTTCTAGGCCATTTCTCAATGGTAGTTTTATGGCTGCCACGTAGTCAATTGTGGTAACATGGGCACACTGTTTATGAGGTGAGAGAAGAAACTAGTTTCTTGAAGATGAAACCATATATACACTATTTTCAAAATATTTATGTCTTGCATGtagtcttggaaacaacaaaatatgAAACAATGCATTGTATGATTTATTTTATCCTTGAATTAGATACAATCTTGTTTATGTGGTATGCTTGAAACATTGCATTAAGAATGGTCTTACGTCTCTGTATGAGTTAtacattcattttttttcattattacCGATTCTGGCGTTTTTGGCTGATAAGTTAATGCCAACAAATAGCAACATAAATGTTGGGGGAAAAAAGGCATAAACTCAGAAGGTAGTAACCATGTGCAACGCCTCACATCTATTATTGTTGTGTCCAACATGCAGGACACCCACTTAATTATTGCCCGCTCTTTTAACTATGATCGAAAGGAGATCCAATATGTACCTCCGCAGATGATCTGTATGTATAAGTATAATTTTTTCTTGTAAAGGGAACGATATGAATTCTACGCATTTAAATAGACCAACATACCAAgatcctgtttgtttgagctttttaacagcttctcagcgtgaaaagccAGAAGTTCAAACAAACAACGATTTTCTCGTGTAGCTTCCGAAAAGCTGGAAGttcagaaaagctgagtttatatggaaagctgaAAAGCTCAGTTTTATAAACTTTTCGCAGCTTTTTGAGCTTAGAAAACTAAACACATCTTTTAGAAGCTAGTGTTAACTTTTCAGAAGCAGAAAAAAGCTAGCAACAACTTTTCAGAAAAGATCAAAAGCTACAAATCAAACAAACATGCCTGGACTCATCCTGAGCCCAAATTTTGTTTGAAGACATAACTTCAGTTCTAACTTCTAATCCCCGTAACCAATTCCCAAGCTACACTATGCGGCAGCTATAATCCAAAAGCAACTTAAATTATTCTCTAAATAAATCTTGAAACGTGACAATTAAAAATAAGTGTAAGTGTAGGACAGTTTCCTTATTAtcaaaaacaaaataatttTCACTATCTTTCTAATTTCACTTGATTAGATTCTCTGGtaaaaaatactccctccatccaaaaaATAAGTCATTCTAGGTTAAAAATACCTAGAGCCCCTTGATGCTCACTACCTTCCCAAAAAAAATGACCTATAGCAGTTTAACTCTTTAAGATACATTTTTGTACTTTAAAGAAAGACATTATATACATGGCAAGGATGCGCTCAGCACATAATTTATCAGTACTAGGCGACTACCACAAGACAGAAGTATACCTTTCCAACTGCTTTTAGCCTTTTAAAAACGATCTTCAAAGGATTCCCTATAATTATTTGTGAGCTTTCCATGATTTTTGGGATGCTAATATATCTAAAGAAATAGTGCTCCATATCCACACTGTGAATATTGAACCTCATATATCTTTGCTTCACTCCTTTAAAAATTGATCTTCAATCCAGATAATTGCTCATAACCACATAACATAATAGTGTatgagaagaagatgaaggtATGGTTAACACAGAAAGTTATATTTTCACACAGAATACTTGATCCTGGTTCAATGTATGTACACACATTGGTGATGGCCTGATGGCGAGCGAATTGAAGCTTGGTAAGTTGTTGTATGTTTAGGACCCTGTGTCCCAGTCAACAAATAGAGTACACTCAAGTTATCCAGGATTTAATCACTACAGTGTCTCTGgatttgttaaaaaaaagcTACATTTTAGAGTTAAGTAAAGATCAGTTGGTTAATTTTACTTACACCTAAATTAGTTTTTGCAGGATTACTAAAGATAACGTTTCAGAATTCAGAGGCACAACAGCAGTGTCATCAGTCCCTCCCCATCAGCATGTTGGTGACTCCATCCACAATCTTGCTCCGCAGTGAAGATGAGAGATCATGCTCCTCACCAAAGTGCACCCTGTAGACTTCCCACTCCCTATCTTCCACAACGTGCCTGCCAATCTCAGCCTACAAACATCACGATGCTCCATTAGTTGTTACGAGATGCTCCTCATCTCagtaaaaaatatattcatcTATGATTGTAATAATTGTTAAAGATGCACAAGGATATACTGTACATTATATAGTACCATACCAAGAAGATTCGTTTCTGAAGATTCTTGAGAGCAAGGGTGATGTCATAGAACACCAACGGCCTACCCTTGCCAGAGACCTCAACGGGGTTTGCTACCAGCAGCTCTGTGTCAGGACCCCGGTCCACCAATGCCACACGCAGTGGTCGGAGGAGTTCCATCCTTAGGCGACAACACAGGGATCCCTGCCTTTGCAGATCAAGGATCTTCTTTCCATCTGATTGCACTACGAACAAATCCACATCACACCTTCGATTTTGGCTAGCATAGAATCGGCCATAGGAGATCTGACACCAAAGAAAATTGAACTTGCTTCTTCATTATTTTCCTTCGTAGGAGGGTGAAATACAACTGAAATTAGGCTTGTATCAATTGTAGTTACCTGAATGTTGCAGTCCTTGACTGTCCTCATGATGTCATATAGGAGGCCCTTACGATCACCACACTGAATCTGAATAAGAGTGTGCACAGAGCTTAGAGAGTTGTCCATTGTCACGGAGATGGTATCACCACCTCTTGTGCTGATTGACTGCTCCTCTATGAGATCCATGTTAAACATCTGTTCCACTACAGCAGGCATCAACGAAGCACAAGCTTGAAGGCAAGACAACATGTCTTCGGTGGCAAGATCTATTTCACGACTTGTCAAGGAGTCCCCTAAGACACTATCGAGTTTGTCGTACGCTTCTTCCCTTCTGCTCTTTGTGTGCAGAAGCTCCCTGAAATCATTCCAGAGTGTTCGTTTACTTTCTAGAGGAGATATGGAGCTCATAGTATTCTAAAAGGTGGAAATTAGTAACCATAAACCACAAACAGGCAGCACCACACTATGATGTTAAAAAAAGAATGGACGATTCCTGATATATCAGCAAAGATGCTTGATGAATAATATAATGTATGATTTCATCATATTATCATGGAGTAATAGTTTCTGGaatcaagaaacaaaaaaaaaagatcattaGAAGGCACTGAAAAGGATGTGTTAGGAGGTAAGAGACCTGGTATCTGTGATGAAGAAAAGGTCCAGCACATTCCCATCAGGCGTGGTAGAGACCTTCACCCTCCGAATCGTGAACTCTAGCTCACACAAGACTCGTGTCACATCTGTATACACAGAATTCCCAATACGAAGATCCAAATTAGACCTTTTCTAGCTGCATATATCTCCAATGAAACATCCCTTTCAGGACTAGCTGTCCTTGGTTACATTAAAAACCAAATCGCTAGATATGAAGCTACCTTACCTTACCTTATCTAGCAGTATTACTGCATAGTTGTACAGtgggagaaaaaaagaatccCCACAAGGTCCTATGTATTCAGTAATCAAATGGCAAAGAAATGCATGCTATGGGGTAATGAGAGACTGACAATTTTGTCACAAGATGTTTGAGTCTTTGAGAAATGAGATCAGTCAACGTAATTTTCGGTTGTCTGATAAAATGACTGGCGAAGAGGGAAACACTTTCCCCACTAATTTAGGCTAGCACTTTCCATAGAACAGAAAAATCAGGTAGCCTACGGAACTATGCAGGACAAATCATTACTGAATCTATGGTAGCAGGTGGTGTTACCATGCAAGAGGCCCATCCGGTCGAAGCAGTATAGCTTGAGCAAGAAGAGCTGTGGCGGCGCGGGGTTCGCGGCGTCCTGGATGCCAGCGGCCGCGAGGCAGGCGGCGTCGAACCCGAACGGCGCCGCGACAGGGCAGAGCTGAAGCAGCCTATCCTTGAGGAGGTCCCACGGCacgggccgccgcccccggccccgccgcggcAGCACCCAGAGCACGATGTAGCACCAGCGCCCGTCCGTGCTCAAGTCCCCCTTGACAACGCTGAGGCCGAAGAGGAGGACGACCCGGCAGAGGTCGCAGCCGAGGCCCGTCTTGTCGGGGCAGCTGACGGTGACGACGGcggggtcgccggcggcgtcggcgtggcGGATTTGCACCACCTCGTCACTGGGTATCCCCATAGTGCCCAGCTCCCGATTGCGGTCGGAAGAAGACAAGAAGTGGCGGCGATCTTGAGTGGGCTGCCGCGGCTGCGGGGACAGGCAGACAGcggaggccgcggtggcggaAACGAGAGAGATGTGGGCGGAATCTCGGCTGATGGATTCCCAAGATccttgttgttcttcttttcaTTTGGGAGAGGGGAGAAAAGGAATCCAAACAAATTTCGGGGGGCAGAAAAAGAAAGTGATTGATGTGTCGTGGACAAGTCAACAAGGCACATGGAAGGCTGAGAATGGTTGGACGGTGaaattttttccttttgtgcACCAACCAGCCGTTTCCACTTTGCTCTGTTCGACTGTTCCAGACTGTTCCGTCACCTAGAGATGCTAGGATCTATGACTAATTTTTACTTCGGATCATATCGACAAATTagtgatctaattataaaactaattgcataagtcatgattaattcgtgagacaaatctattaagcctaatcaattcatgattagcacatatttactatagcatcacacggtcaaatcatggactaattaggcttaatagatttgtctcgcaaattagtcttcatttatgcaattagttttgtaattaacctatatttaatactcctaattagtatctaaatatcgaTGTAATAGGGACTAATTCCTGTAACCAAACGGGGCTTTAGGTGGAACTTGGAAGAATTGCTTGAGGAAAAGTGCTGCCTGAAAGTTGTCCGCAAATTTTTGATAGAATCTGCCTAGCCTGGAAAACTTGAGAAAGTTAATCGATGAATGACTATGTCACGTATATGTAATTTTTTCAGTACATCTAATGTGATTGGTTTGATAATTTATATGACCCTATTATTAAAATATTGatattaattaatttataagTCTATAAATTAATAAGTGTATAACAATATCAATAATTTTCAAATGGTGCCCCAAAGTATCTAGTTAAAACTAAAGAAGTTATAAAACAATGATAAATTAGCTGCACAATGTTTGTGCGTTCGGTATTCGTTTAAACGATAACTAGtagtgaaaagaaagaaaaggacgaAAAGGCAATACAAATAGCATTCTACATGCGTCCTGTAACTATGGTCAATTAACTAATGTAGTCATTACACTAATCACCGTTATTAGCTCAGGCAGCCGCAAACAGCAACCCAAGCAGTCGATTTCGATCGCCTGGTGGAGGAACCAGCTGCCTGCGTCAGGCTGATATCGAGGgctgcaaccaaacacactccAGGCAGGTGTCAGGCAAAATTAGCTCAGGGTTCCATCCAAACATACCATTTGTCCACGTTTTTAACCTAACCTAGGGTAGCTAACCTAACGTAATTTTTAGCCGTAGTTGCCCAAAGATGTACTGACGAAAGCATGTATTTTGTGatatcaaataaaaatatacttAAGTTAAAAGTGCCGACTGAGCTTTTAACGAGTCC from Setaria italica strain Yugu1 chromosome II, Setaria_italica_v2.0, whole genome shotgun sequence encodes the following:
- the LOC101778477 gene encoding histone H2B.9, whose protein sequence is MAPKRRSSGKVVGSVVKTKVVQETVEVTTAIVADGEPEQQLAPGALALAPRTGEVSRSKVVHVEITTPDSDNTTGRSSAKQQPTAKRGRGGRREEEKPPAPAEEAAQEPPPQSLETQEPNEEEEEEDVDVSKKRRKPPPQQRRRDEEEPETPRVASERKTAGTKTTPQKQKKRGGGGGGGGKAKTGRRRRLGEASPGGDAGMGGMGGYKRYVWRVLKQVHPELGVSGHAMRVLDMMMADMFERLADEAARLSKAAGRATLSSREVQSAVRLVLPGELGRHAMSEGTKAISKYMSYDDA
- the LOC101773426 gene encoding ACT domain-containing protein ACR10; protein product: MGIPSDEVVQIRHADAAGDPAVVTVSCPDKTGLGCDLCRVVLLFGLSVVKGDLSTDGRWCYIVLWVLPRRGRGRRPVPWDLLKDRLLQLCPVAAPFGFDAACLAAAGIQDAANPAPPQLFLLKLYCFDRMGLLHDVTRVLCELEFTIRRVKVSTTPDGNVLDLFFITDTRELLHTKSRREEAYDKLDSVLGDSLTSREIDLATEDMLSCLQACASLMPAVVEQMFNMDLIEEQSISTRGGDTISVTMDNSLSSVHTLIQIQCGDRKGLLYDIMRTVKDCNIQISYGRFYASQNRRCDVDLFVVQSDGKKILDLQRQGSLCCRLRMELLRPLRVALVDRGPDTELLVANPVEVSGKGRPLVFYDITLALKNLQKRIFLAEIGRHVVEDREWEVYRVHFGEEHDLSSSLRSKIVDGVTNMLMGRD